In Methylomonas sp. ZR1, one DNA window encodes the following:
- a CDS encoding amine oxidase — protein sequence MNNPTLNANSIGEFSRFIIEQKANMKKQYDQLLAHDLSHQQWDGCFQRNILIVLEKTYQDALAQLKTLPFDHTGSTVNQGLADLTKSVLAVFDGFIDEFLLMVVDKHRTSCALSNFPDEHKPDQVYLSAVRSDIALLWRNFALDINAYLLECR from the coding sequence ATGAACAATCCAACGCTTAACGCGAACAGCATCGGCGAATTTAGTCGATTCATAATCGAGCAGAAAGCCAATATGAAGAAGCAGTACGATCAATTACTGGCCCATGACCTATCACACCAACAATGGGATGGTTGTTTTCAGCGCAATATCTTGATCGTCTTGGAAAAAACCTATCAAGACGCCCTGGCTCAATTAAAGACCTTGCCGTTTGATCACACCGGCAGCACCGTCAATCAGGGCTTGGCGGATCTTACCAAATCAGTATTGGCGGTATTTGATGGCTTTATCGACGAGTTTTTGTTGATGGTAGTGGATAAACATCGCACTTCCTGCGCCTTATCCAATTTCCCAGACGAGCATAAACCCGATCAGGTTTACCTGAGCGCGGTGCGTAGCGATATCGCCTTACTGTGGCGGAATTTTGCGCTGGACATTAATGCTTACCTTCTGGAATGCCGCTAA
- a CDS encoding glutathione S-transferase family protein, protein MKLYMTPGSCTTGIHILLEELDLIFEAHLVNLMAGDQHQADYLAINPKASIPTLVRNDGTALTEFQAIAYWLARSYPKAKLLPGDADGDAKAIELMDYAVGTLHGQGFARIFTTEKFAPNPADHDAVKAQGLDIVNKAFAILNELLPAEGYALSAFSIADAALFYVEFWADKIGITLPENCLKHYRLMLSRPVVKRVLREEGYRVE, encoded by the coding sequence ATGAAACTCTACATGACACCCGGCTCCTGCACGACCGGTATCCATATTTTACTGGAAGAGCTGGATCTGATTTTTGAAGCGCATCTGGTCAATTTAATGGCCGGCGATCAACATCAAGCCGATTATCTGGCAATCAACCCCAAAGCCAGCATCCCTACCCTGGTCCGTAACGACGGTACTGCCCTGACCGAATTCCAAGCTATCGCCTACTGGCTGGCGCGCAGCTACCCCAAAGCAAAACTATTGCCAGGAGACGCAGATGGCGATGCGAAAGCTATCGAGTTGATGGACTATGCGGTCGGCACGCTGCATGGTCAAGGCTTTGCCCGCATTTTTACCACGGAGAAATTCGCGCCCAATCCCGCCGATCACGACGCAGTTAAGGCCCAAGGCTTGGATATAGTCAATAAAGCTTTTGCAATCTTGAACGAGTTGCTACCAGCCGAAGGCTATGCATTGAGCGCATTCAGCATCGCCGATGCCGCTTTGTTTTACGTGGAATTTTGGGCGGATAAGATCGGCATTACGCTCCCGGAAAACTGCTTGAAACACTATCGTTTGATGCTGTCGCGGCCGGTTGTTAAACGGGTACTGAGGGAGGAAGGTTATCGCGTGGAGTGA
- a CDS encoding spermine synthase, with product MYKYEGLVVHQSHDDEGIIEIVDKEGVRALHFGSHARQSSMLLMEPDRLHSLYARAMMAGLLFHDTPNEILMIGLGGGTIAKFMLRQFADCRLKVVEFRSSVLKVARSHFGLPFDPRLKIKIGCGAQHVRQASQVQSEQHDLIVIDAYDHDGMAPEVSSETFFDNCRTLLTKNGLLVINLWGTDKDMFQQVAWNLGRVFERRMLFLPVRNRGNVIGFAFGENMAKPGIKQLIDKAKRLEQMYQLEFPIYLLDLKRHNPNVFNRIIKS from the coding sequence ATGTACAAATATGAAGGCCTGGTGGTACACCAAAGCCACGACGACGAAGGCATCATAGAAATCGTTGATAAGGAGGGCGTCAGGGCCTTGCACTTTGGCTCGCATGCTCGGCAAAGCAGTATGCTACTGATGGAACCCGACCGGCTACATTCGTTGTATGCCAGGGCAATGATGGCCGGCCTGCTGTTCCACGACACTCCCAACGAAATCCTGATGATAGGTTTGGGCGGCGGCACTATCGCCAAATTCATGCTGCGCCAGTTTGCCGATTGCCGGCTCAAGGTCGTGGAATTTCGTAGCAGTGTGTTAAAAGTCGCACGCAGCCATTTTGGCCTGCCATTCGATCCGCGCCTGAAAATCAAGATTGGCTGCGGCGCGCAACATGTACGCCAAGCCAGCCAGGTGCAGAGCGAACAGCACGACTTGATCGTCATAGACGCTTACGACCACGACGGCATGGCCCCGGAAGTGAGTAGCGAAACTTTCTTCGACAATTGCCGAACCTTACTGACCAAGAACGGTCTGCTGGTGATCAATTTGTGGGGCACCGATAAGGACATGTTCCAGCAAGTGGCCTGGAATCTGGGCCGCGTGTTTGAAAGGCGCATGCTGTTTTTGCCGGTACGCAATCGCGGTAATGTCATCGGCTTTGCCTTCGGCGAAAACATGGCAAAGCCAGGCATCAAACAATTGATCGACAAGGCCAAGCGGCTGGAACAGATGTACCAACTGGAATTCCCCATCTATTTGTTGGATTTAAAACGCCACAACCCCAACGTCTTCAACCGGATTATAAAATCGTGA
- a CDS encoding YgiQ family radical SAM protein translates to MIHNAPNIFGYKKYWAHRFGPAPELPMSRAEMEALGWDACDVILVTGDAYVDHPSFGMAVIGRVLEAQGFRVGIISQPDWHSAEDFRRLGQPKLFFGVTGGNMDSMVNRYTSDKKIRSNDAYTADGAAGKRPDRAVNVYSHRCREAYKNVPIIIGGIEASLRRIAHYDYWSDKVRKSILLDSKADLLVYGNAERQVVEIAQRLAKGETIADLKGIRGTVHFVKQVPQGWMEKDSTDIDKPGAVISHVNPYQEQPACDDQGRSECGDGSGTRAAEDKPALAKNEQVIQFKPIANKQRTQTVIRLPDYEAVKDDPILYAHASRVMHGETNPGNARALIQRHGNREVWINPPPLPLTTPEMDGVFDLPYSRLPHTAYGKANIPAFEMIQHSVLIMRGCFGGCSFCSITEHEGRIIQNRSEDSIIREIEAIRDTSPNFTGHISDLGGPTANMWRLACKDPKIEESCRKPSCVYPGICQNLNTDQTPLVKLYRRARTLPGIKKIFIASGLRYDIAVETPEYVKELVTHHVGGYLKIAPEHTEQGPLSKMMKPGMSTYDRFKAMFDKYSKEAGKEQYLIPYFIAAHPGTEDKDMLNLALWLKRNGFRADQVQAFLPSPMSIATAMYHSGKDTLHKVARNSPDIAIPKSIKQRRLHKAFLRYHDPKNWPLLREALKDMGRADLIGNGKQHLVPSFQPKTDDQPSAKTGKTQTFRTKHTLFSDTPRKRKQR, encoded by the coding sequence GTGATACACAACGCTCCCAACATCTTCGGCTATAAAAAATACTGGGCGCACCGCTTCGGGCCGGCGCCGGAATTGCCGATGAGCCGCGCAGAAATGGAAGCGCTGGGCTGGGACGCCTGCGACGTCATCTTGGTGACCGGCGATGCCTATGTCGATCATCCCAGTTTTGGTATGGCCGTAATTGGCCGAGTGTTGGAAGCGCAGGGCTTCCGGGTCGGCATCATCTCGCAACCGGATTGGCATAGTGCCGAGGACTTTAGACGACTGGGCCAACCCAAACTGTTTTTTGGGGTCACCGGCGGCAACATGGATTCGATGGTCAATCGCTATACCTCTGACAAGAAAATCCGCTCCAACGACGCTTATACCGCCGATGGGGCGGCCGGCAAACGCCCGGACCGCGCCGTGAATGTCTATTCACACCGCTGCCGGGAAGCCTACAAAAATGTGCCGATTATTATCGGCGGTATTGAAGCTAGCCTGCGTCGGATCGCGCATTACGACTATTGGTCCGATAAAGTGCGTAAATCCATCCTGCTGGACTCCAAAGCCGACCTATTGGTCTACGGCAACGCCGAGCGGCAAGTGGTGGAAATCGCCCAACGCTTGGCAAAAGGCGAAACCATCGCCGATTTGAAAGGCATACGAGGCACTGTGCATTTTGTCAAACAGGTTCCGCAGGGCTGGATGGAGAAAGACTCGACCGACATCGACAAGCCGGGCGCGGTGATTTCCCACGTGAACCCCTATCAAGAACAACCGGCGTGCGACGATCAGGGACGATCAGAGTGCGGCGACGGGTCGGGAACCCGTGCCGCGGAGGATAAACCGGCACTGGCTAAAAACGAGCAGGTGATCCAATTCAAACCCATCGCCAACAAGCAGCGCACGCAAACCGTGATCCGCCTGCCGGATTACGAAGCCGTAAAAGACGATCCGATTTTATACGCACACGCTTCCCGAGTGATGCACGGCGAAACCAACCCCGGCAACGCCCGCGCCTTGATCCAGCGCCACGGCAACCGCGAAGTGTGGATCAATCCGCCGCCTTTGCCGCTGACCACACCTGAAATGGACGGCGTGTTCGACCTGCCCTACTCGCGTTTACCCCATACTGCTTACGGCAAGGCCAATATACCGGCATTTGAAATGATTCAGCATTCAGTGTTGATCATGCGCGGCTGTTTCGGTGGCTGCAGCTTTTGTTCGATTACCGAACACGAAGGCCGCATCATTCAAAACCGTTCGGAAGATTCCATCATTCGTGAGATTGAAGCCATCCGCGATACTTCGCCGAATTTTACCGGCCACATTTCCGACTTGGGCGGCCCGACCGCCAACATGTGGCGGCTGGCGTGCAAGGACCCGAAGATTGAAGAATCGTGCCGCAAACCCTCCTGCGTCTATCCGGGGATTTGCCAGAACCTGAATACGGATCAGACCCCGCTGGTCAAACTGTATCGGCGTGCCCGTACCTTACCCGGCATCAAGAAGATCTTTATTGCCTCCGGCTTGCGCTACGACATCGCCGTGGAAACCCCGGAATATGTAAAAGAACTGGTGACCCACCATGTCGGCGGTTACCTAAAAATCGCCCCGGAACACACCGAGCAAGGCCCGCTGTCGAAGATGATGAAACCAGGCATGAGCACTTACGACCGCTTCAAAGCGATGTTTGATAAGTACTCCAAGGAAGCCGGCAAGGAGCAGTATCTAATCCCCTACTTCATAGCCGCCCACCCCGGCACTGAAGATAAAGACATGCTGAATCTGGCTCTATGGCTAAAACGTAACGGCTTCCGAGCCGACCAAGTCCAGGCCTTTTTACCCTCGCCGATGTCGATTGCTACGGCGATGTATCATTCGGGGAAAGATACCTTGCACAAAGTCGCCCGAAACAGCCCGGACATAGCAATTCCGAAAAGCATCAAGCAACGGCGCTTGCACAAGGCATTTCTGCGCTACCACGACCCGAAAAACTGGCCTTTGTTGCGAGAAGCCTTAAAAGATATGGGCCGCGCCGATTTAATTGGCAACGGTAAGCAGCATTTGGTGCCGAGTTTTCAGCCGAAAACCGATGATCAGCCCTCGGCAAAGACGGGTAAAACTCAGACGTTCAGAACCAAACATACCTTATTTTCTGATACGCCCAGGAAGCGGAAACAAAGATAA
- a CDS encoding glycosyl transferase: MNEHYVTLFDSLFLPQGLALYASMQRHAGAYTLWILCMDDEVFEKLGRLDLPNVRLLQLSILETDELINVKRQRTIAEYCWTLTPFTPRFVFASDPSVQRVTYLDADLWFRKNPKQIFWEFEESGKQLLITDHAYAPEYDRSATSGQYCVQFMIFQREGGEEVRRWWEARCLEWCHARAEDGKFGDQKYLDDWTERFSEQVHVLADKELLQAPWNATRFPHGRAVCWHFHELRILKGLSAARYTVDCGSYPLPSVTRRHIYREYLIDLRRAIDTIKTFGWEVKAQRKLTLSDKFFGFFLGFWRQVWRTTIHWQQSL, from the coding sequence ATGAACGAACATTACGTCACCTTATTTGATAGTCTGTTTTTGCCGCAGGGGCTTGCTCTGTATGCGTCCATGCAGAGACATGCGGGAGCTTATACCCTGTGGATTTTGTGCATGGATGATGAGGTATTCGAAAAGTTGGGGCGCCTTGATCTGCCAAACGTACGATTACTGCAACTAAGCATACTTGAGACAGATGAATTGATTAACGTTAAGCGGCAACGCACAATAGCGGAATATTGCTGGACCCTAACACCATTTACCCCACGTTTTGTTTTTGCTTCCGATCCATCTGTTCAGCGCGTAACTTATCTGGATGCAGATTTATGGTTTCGTAAAAACCCAAAGCAGATTTTTTGGGAGTTTGAAGAATCCGGCAAACAGTTATTGATAACGGATCATGCGTACGCTCCGGAATATGACCGGTCGGCAACCTCAGGCCAATATTGCGTGCAGTTTATGATTTTCCAAAGAGAGGGTGGAGAAGAAGTTCGACGTTGGTGGGAAGCCCGCTGCCTAGAGTGGTGCCATGCGCGCGCGGAAGACGGTAAGTTTGGGGACCAAAAATATCTGGACGATTGGACCGAGCGATTTTCCGAACAAGTTCATGTTTTGGCCGACAAAGAGCTTTTACAGGCTCCCTGGAACGCCACCCGCTTTCCTCATGGCCGAGCGGTTTGTTGGCACTTTCACGAATTACGCATTTTAAAAGGCTTGTCGGCGGCCCGGTACACTGTTGATTGCGGTTCTTACCCATTGCCTTCGGTAACGAGGCGCCATATTTATCGCGAATATTTAATCGATTTACGCCGAGCAATTGACACCATAAAGACTTTTGGCTGGGAAGTGAAAGCGCAACGCAAGCTGACTCTGAGCGACAAGTTTTTTGGATTTTTTCTTGGCTTCTGGCGGCAAGTTTGGCGAACGACCATACATTGGCAGCAGTCTTTATAA
- a CDS encoding DegT/DnrJ/EryC1/StrS aminotransferase family protein, with amino-acid sequence MILMNDFKAEPPELQQAMLEAAKRVIESGWFVLGKEVSAFEQQWALACGLAFGVGVGNGMDAIEIALRALDVGPGDEVITTPMTAFATVLAIIRAGAIPVLADIDPQTALLSLESASRCVTSNTKAVVLVHLYGQIRAMDLWAAFCANYEIALIEDCAQAHLASLGGKAAGSFGIMGAYSFYPTKNLGAVGDAGMVVTNNEKLAVRASQLRNYGQSVRYRHPEFGLNSRLDEIQAAILSERLKWLPDFTERRRQIATAYFDGIKNSNVTCLALPESRSGHVYHLFVVICPFRDALQAHLQQKQIQTFIHYPIPIHMQEPCRNLGCDRYGLVHSERHADTCLSLPCHPQMSDEDVALVIAAVNSFQGK; translated from the coding sequence ATGATTTTGATGAATGACTTTAAGGCCGAGCCGCCGGAGCTACAACAGGCTATGCTTGAAGCTGCGAAGCGCGTCATCGAGTCGGGTTGGTTTGTTTTGGGCAAGGAGGTTTCTGCGTTTGAGCAGCAGTGGGCTTTAGCCTGTGGCCTAGCTTTTGGTGTGGGAGTTGGCAATGGAATGGATGCCATAGAGATTGCATTGCGAGCGCTCGATGTGGGACCAGGCGATGAGGTTATCACCACGCCGATGACAGCATTCGCTACAGTGCTCGCAATAATAAGGGCCGGCGCCATACCGGTCTTGGCAGATATCGATCCACAAACCGCTTTGCTGTCTTTGGAAAGTGCCAGCCGTTGTGTCACGTCCAATACCAAAGCCGTAGTCTTGGTTCACCTGTACGGGCAAATTCGTGCGATGGATTTGTGGGCGGCGTTTTGTGCAAATTATGAAATTGCGCTTATTGAGGATTGCGCCCAAGCGCACTTGGCGTCATTAGGTGGTAAAGCAGCCGGTAGCTTTGGGATTATGGGAGCATATAGTTTTTATCCTACCAAAAACCTCGGAGCAGTCGGCGACGCCGGCATGGTTGTAACAAATAATGAAAAATTGGCTGTAAGGGCGAGCCAATTGCGTAACTATGGACAAAGTGTGCGCTATCGGCATCCTGAATTTGGCTTGAATAGCCGGTTGGACGAAATTCAGGCGGCTATTTTATCGGAGCGACTCAAGTGGTTGCCTGACTTTACCGAGCGTCGACGGCAAATTGCGACAGCTTATTTTGACGGTATTAAGAATTCGAATGTTACTTGCTTGGCATTGCCTGAATCCAGGTCCGGCCACGTCTATCATTTATTTGTCGTCATTTGCCCTTTCCGCGACGCACTCCAAGCACATTTGCAACAAAAGCAGATACAAACATTTATTCATTACCCGATTCCCATTCATATGCAAGAACCTTGTCGTAATCTCGGCTGTGATCGGTACGGCTTGGTCCACAGCGAACGGCACGCCGACACCTGTCTTTCTTTACCGTGTCATCCGCAAATGTCGGATGAGGACGTAGCGCTTGTGATAGCGGCTGTCAATTCTTTTCAGGGCAAATGA
- a CDS encoding NAD-dependent epimerase/dehydratase family protein, which translates to MNTYEGKQILITGGLGFIGSNLARVLVALGANVTLVDSLIPQYGGNPFNIVDIRDRVSVNVCDVRDSFALAYLLQNQDYLFNLAGQTSHLDSMVDPRTDLEINATAQLSILEACRKVNPGVKIVFASTRQLYGKPDYLPVDEKHPIRPVDVNGINKLAGEWYHLLYNNVYGIQACALRLTNTYGPGMRVKDARQTFLGIWVRLLIEGNPIKVFGDGLQLRDFNYVDDCVSALLLAGASEQANGKVYNLGSKEVIGLKDLAQMMIELGYGGAFELIPFPPERKAIDIGDYYSDFSLITSELGWKPEIGLREGLANTLAYYAEHHRHYWDANA; encoded by the coding sequence TTGAATACATATGAAGGTAAACAAATATTAATTACGGGGGGGCTGGGTTTCATTGGCTCCAATCTTGCCCGGGTTTTAGTTGCGCTTGGTGCGAACGTTACGCTTGTAGATAGCCTCATACCACAATATGGCGGCAATCCATTTAACATTGTAGATATCCGTGACCGAGTTTCCGTAAATGTTTGTGACGTACGCGATTCATTTGCGCTTGCCTATTTGCTGCAAAATCAGGATTACCTTTTCAATTTGGCTGGGCAAACAAGTCATCTTGATTCTATGGTCGATCCACGCACAGACCTGGAAATCAATGCCACCGCGCAGCTTTCCATATTAGAGGCTTGCCGCAAAGTTAATCCCGGTGTCAAGATTGTTTTTGCCAGTACTCGACAACTTTATGGAAAGCCGGATTATCTGCCGGTGGATGAGAAACATCCAATTCGTCCAGTGGATGTCAATGGCATTAACAAATTAGCTGGTGAGTGGTATCACCTTCTCTATAACAATGTTTATGGGATTCAAGCATGCGCTTTGCGTCTTACCAATACTTATGGCCCTGGAATGCGCGTCAAGGATGCGCGTCAAACCTTTCTAGGTATCTGGGTGAGGCTATTGATTGAAGGTAATCCGATAAAGGTTTTTGGAGACGGGCTGCAACTAAGAGATTTTAATTACGTGGATGATTGCGTGAGCGCCCTATTACTGGCTGGTGCAAGCGAGCAAGCCAACGGCAAGGTATACAATTTGGGCAGTAAAGAAGTCATTGGCTTAAAAGACTTGGCGCAGATGATGATTGAACTTGGCTATGGTGGTGCTTTTGAATTGATACCTTTTCCGCCAGAGCGAAAAGCGATTGATATAGGCGATTACTACAGTGATTTTTCGTTAATTACTTCTGAGTTGGGTTGGAAACCGGAAATTGGTTTACGCGAAGGGTTAGCAAACACCCTGGCTTATTATGCGGAACACCACCGACACTATTGGGACGCGAACGCATGA
- a CDS encoding class I SAM-dependent methyltransferase translates to MILFKSYYFKEMYTPGWLGVFVNPFYFSRLGLYRAMTEFAPKLRGVLLDVGCGTKPYKQLFNVSTYIGLEIDSVFSRQRDIADYFYDGKKFPFDDASFDSVLCNQVLEHVFNPDEFLEQLNRVLKPNGSLLLTVPFVWDEHEQPYDFARYSSFGLRALLEKHGFRIIEHRKTCADASVLFQLTNAFIFKIIQSFPKICKLLLTVSVMATINLCGIFFSRVLPVNADLFLDNIVLAEKIS, encoded by the coding sequence GTGATTCTTTTTAAATCATATTATTTTAAAGAAATGTACACCCCCGGATGGCTAGGTGTTTTTGTAAATCCTTTTTATTTTTCACGTTTAGGTTTATACCGCGCTATGACAGAATTCGCTCCTAAATTGAGAGGAGTTTTACTTGATGTAGGTTGTGGTACTAAGCCCTATAAACAGCTTTTTAATGTTAGTACCTACATCGGTTTAGAGATTGATAGTGTCTTTTCCAGGCAGAGGGATATTGCGGATTATTTTTATGATGGTAAAAAATTCCCATTTGATGATGCATCGTTCGACTCAGTCCTTTGTAATCAAGTTCTCGAGCACGTATTTAATCCTGATGAGTTTCTAGAGCAACTCAATCGGGTGCTAAAGCCTAATGGTAGCTTACTGCTTACGGTTCCATTTGTTTGGGACGAGCATGAGCAGCCTTACGATTTCGCGCGATATTCCAGTTTTGGATTACGCGCCCTGTTGGAAAAACATGGGTTTAGAATCATCGAGCATAGAAAAACTTGTGCCGATGCGTCTGTTTTGTTTCAACTGACAAACGCTTTCATTTTTAAGATTATCCAATCTTTTCCAAAAATCTGTAAGCTACTTTTAACGGTTTCCGTGATGGCTACAATTAATTTATGCGGTATTTTTTTTAGTCGAGTGTTGCCTGTAAACGCGGATCTATTTCTTGATAATATTGTGTTGGCGGAAAAAATTTCTTGA
- a CDS encoding methyltransferase, TIGR04325 family, whose protein sequence is MKNFNFFLKKILPLILIRKFNRYFGGGIVFDDAGSTWDESALLCIGYSADDILKRVLDATLTVKCGDALFERDSVLFYNVDFVWPGLSGLMWAAALAGGRLNVLDFGGALGSSYFQHRIILSTLSNVRWNVVEQAHYVEAGRTHIQDDVLRFYYSIDECLAENKPNVILLSSVLQYLESPFDVIKKLPFIGASILIIDRTPFSKLAQDKLLIQRVPPSIYKASYPMWVFSESAFLNKINQDWCSIGNINCPEGTVYSNKGFEFSFQGMLLQRRES, encoded by the coding sequence GTGAAAAATTTTAATTTTTTTTTAAAAAAAATCTTGCCTCTGATTCTAATTCGTAAATTTAACCGATATTTTGGTGGTGGTATAGTTTTTGATGATGCTGGTAGTACCTGGGATGAATCCGCTTTGTTGTGCATTGGTTACTCTGCGGACGATATACTTAAAAGAGTACTGGATGCCACACTAACAGTTAAGTGTGGCGATGCGCTTTTCGAGCGTGATTCCGTGCTCTTTTATAACGTTGATTTCGTTTGGCCAGGTTTGTCGGGATTGATGTGGGCAGCGGCTCTAGCTGGAGGCAGGTTAAATGTGCTGGATTTTGGCGGTGCTTTGGGGAGTAGCTATTTTCAGCACCGGATTATCCTCAGTACATTGTCCAATGTTCGATGGAATGTAGTCGAGCAAGCCCATTATGTAGAAGCCGGAAGAACTCATATTCAGGACGACGTGTTGCGATTTTATTATTCGATTGATGAATGTTTAGCTGAGAATAAGCCAAATGTAATTCTTTTATCTAGCGTGTTACAGTATCTGGAATCCCCGTTTGACGTTATCAAAAAATTGCCGTTTATAGGGGCGTCAATTTTAATTATTGATCGTACGCCTTTTTCAAAACTTGCGCAAGATAAACTGTTAATCCAGCGTGTGCCACCTTCTATTTACAAGGCTAGTTACCCGATGTGGGTTTTTTCTGAGTCTGCATTTCTAAATAAAATAAATCAAGATTGGTGCTCGATAGGCAACATAAATTGTCCAGAAGGGACGGTTTATTCCAATAAAGGCTTTGAATTCTCTTTTCAAGGTATGTTATTGCAGCGGCGTGAATCGTGA
- a CDS encoding glycosyltransferase family 4 protein, giving the protein MKILIVSDWYSESMGYSENFLPMAFGKLNQEVHLVTSNLQVYATSTDYDKVYKNKLGNSQTKTGVFKNLYFTLHRNYSEVSRYGINIIGLEEKIKKLNPDVIYCFEINLLTTALLAKLKPKYNFCLFCESRMHSSVFSPPTNLISKVKFWISNRHFWLEDVINNVDIFYPIAPDVYFNITNYFCIPSEKCKLASLSVETGIFNSERNEVSVTRFREKLGFGDADIVCVYTGRFTADKGPLILGQAIDYLHEIGYVFIKGLFIGCGDADYQSQLQNCKGCTTLPFVEPKDLPNIYHSSDIGVWPLQESTSQLDAMACGLPIIVNDTVEDVDRFEGNGVRFKKNDFKDLAKKILLLVETEQRVNMGAIGANRIKQKYSWEVFAQQRLVEFFYFVNKKCTLL; this is encoded by the coding sequence ATGAAAATTTTAATAGTATCAGATTGGTATTCTGAGAGCATGGGCTATTCAGAAAATTTCTTGCCTATGGCTTTTGGGAAGCTAAATCAAGAAGTGCATTTGGTTACTTCTAATTTGCAAGTATATGCTACCTCGACTGACTACGATAAGGTATATAAAAATAAGCTCGGAAATTCTCAAACAAAAACAGGTGTATTCAAAAATTTATATTTCACGTTACATAGAAATTATTCTGAGGTTTCTCGCTACGGAATAAATATAATTGGTTTGGAAGAAAAAATAAAGAAGTTAAATCCAGATGTTATATACTGCTTTGAGATAAACCTGTTAACAACTGCGTTACTAGCAAAGTTAAAGCCAAAATACAATTTCTGTTTATTTTGTGAAAGCCGAATGCATTCTTCGGTTTTTTCCCCGCCGACTAATTTGATTAGTAAGGTTAAGTTCTGGATAAGCAATAGGCATTTTTGGCTGGAAGATGTTATAAATAATGTTGATATATTTTACCCTATAGCGCCTGACGTTTATTTTAATATTACAAATTATTTTTGTATACCTAGTGAAAAGTGTAAGTTAGCTAGTCTTTCTGTCGAAACTGGTATTTTCAATTCTGAACGAAACGAAGTCTCAGTAACAAGGTTTAGAGAAAAGCTAGGGTTTGGTGATGCCGATATTGTTTGTGTTTATACGGGGCGCTTTACGGCAGATAAAGGACCACTCATACTGGGACAAGCAATAGATTATTTACACGAAATTGGTTACGTATTTATTAAAGGATTATTTATAGGCTGCGGTGATGCTGATTATCAGAGTCAGCTTCAGAATTGCAAAGGATGCACTACACTGCCGTTTGTAGAGCCAAAAGATTTACCAAATATTTATCATAGCTCAGATATAGGTGTGTGGCCGTTGCAAGAATCTACTAGCCAGTTAGATGCTATGGCGTGCGGCCTGCCTATTATTGTGAACGACACGGTAGAAGATGTGGATAGATTTGAAGGGAATGGTGTGAGATTCAAGAAGAACGACTTTAAGGATTTAGCAAAAAAAATATTGCTTTTAGTTGAAACGGAACAAAGAGTCAATATGGGTGCTATCGGCGCGAACAGAATAAAACAGAAGTATTCTTGGGAAGTTTTTGCTCAACAAAGATTAGTGGAATTTTTCTATTTTGTTAATAAAAAATGTACGTTGTTGTGA